One segment of Panicum virgatum strain AP13 chromosome 3K, P.virgatum_v5, whole genome shotgun sequence DNA contains the following:
- the LOC120700494 gene encoding acyl-protein thioesterase 1 homolog 1-like isoform X1, with protein MSYYGSSSSGGRSSRRVDYGRTYVVRPKGRHLATIVWLHGLGDNGASWSQLLDSLPLPNIKWICPTAATRPVAAFGGFPCTAWFDVEDTSIDGRDDIEGLDASAAHIANLLSSEPSDEHVSAVKLGIGGFSMGATIALHSVACYAHGKFTNGIPYPITLNAVISLSGWLPCSRTLRSKMESSHIAARRAASLPILLCHGRADEVVTYRNGERSAEILRSSGFAYLSFKPYNGLGHYTIPEEMDDFWKWLSSTLGLNRSR; from the exons ATGAGCTATTACGGCAGCAGCTCTTCTG GTGGACGAAGCAGTAGGAGAGTCGACTACGGGAGGACATATGTGGTGAGGCCAAAGGGAAGGCACCTAGCCACCATTGTGTGGCTCCATGGCCTAGGTGACAATGGAGCAAG CTGGTCCCAGCTCCTGGATTCTCTTCCTCTGCCAAAT ATCAAGTGGATATGTCCCACAGCAGCAACCCGTCCTGTCGCTGCTTTTGGTGGATTCCCTTGCACTGCAT GGTTTGATGTTGAGGACACATCAATAGATGGCAGAGATGACATTGAGGGACTGGATGCTTCAGCTGCACACATTGCAAACTTGCTGTCATCTGAGCCATCTGATG AACACGTGAGTGCAGTGAAGCTTGGGATTGGTGGTTTCAGCATGGGCGCCACCATTGCCCTCCATTCCGTAGCATGCTATGCTCATGGAAAATTCACAAACGGCATTCCCTATCCAATCACACTCAATGCAGTCATCAGTTTGAGTGGCTGGCTCCCTTGCTCAAG GACCCTGAGGAGCAAGATGGAGAGCTCACACATTGCTGCAAGAAGAGCTGCCTCCTTGCCCATCCTGCTTTGTCATGGAAGAG CGGATGAGGTTGTCACCTACAGGAATGGCGAAAGATCAGCTGAGATTCTGAGGTCCTCAGGATTCGCATATCTGAGTTTCAAGCCCTACAATGG GTTGGGCCACTATACCATCCCTGAAGAAATGGATGATTTCTGGAAGTGGCTCAGCTCAACACTTGGCCTCAACCGATCTCGCTAA
- the LOC120700494 gene encoding acyl-protein thioesterase 1 homolog 1-like isoform X2, whose translation MSYYGSSSSGGRSSRRVDYGRTYVVRPKGRHLATIVWLHGLGDNGASWSQLLDSLPLPNIKWICPTAATRPVAAFGGFPCTAWFDVEDTSIDGRDDIEGLDASAAHIANLLSSEPSDVKLGIGGFSMGATIALHSVACYAHGKFTNGIPYPITLNAVISLSGWLPCSRTLRSKMESSHIAARRAASLPILLCHGRADEVVTYRNGERSAEILRSSGFAYLSFKPYNGLGHYTIPEEMDDFWKWLSSTLGLNRSR comes from the exons ATGAGCTATTACGGCAGCAGCTCTTCTG GTGGACGAAGCAGTAGGAGAGTCGACTACGGGAGGACATATGTGGTGAGGCCAAAGGGAAGGCACCTAGCCACCATTGTGTGGCTCCATGGCCTAGGTGACAATGGAGCAAG CTGGTCCCAGCTCCTGGATTCTCTTCCTCTGCCAAAT ATCAAGTGGATATGTCCCACAGCAGCAACCCGTCCTGTCGCTGCTTTTGGTGGATTCCCTTGCACTGCAT GGTTTGATGTTGAGGACACATCAATAGATGGCAGAGATGACATTGAGGGACTGGATGCTTCAGCTGCACACATTGCAAACTTGCTGTCATCTGAGCCATCTGATG TGAAGCTTGGGATTGGTGGTTTCAGCATGGGCGCCACCATTGCCCTCCATTCCGTAGCATGCTATGCTCATGGAAAATTCACAAACGGCATTCCCTATCCAATCACACTCAATGCAGTCATCAGTTTGAGTGGCTGGCTCCCTTGCTCAAG GACCCTGAGGAGCAAGATGGAGAGCTCACACATTGCTGCAAGAAGAGCTGCCTCCTTGCCCATCCTGCTTTGTCATGGAAGAG CGGATGAGGTTGTCACCTACAGGAATGGCGAAAGATCAGCTGAGATTCTGAGGTCCTCAGGATTCGCATATCTGAGTTTCAAGCCCTACAATGG GTTGGGCCACTATACCATCCCTGAAGAAATGGATGATTTCTGGAAGTGGCTCAGCTCAACACTTGGCCTCAACCGATCTCGCTAA
- the LOC120700497 gene encoding uncharacterized protein LOC120700497 has protein sequence MANATVHYSRAYVLMSFECGASSSSRKTLSCRKCCALVEPTLSQNELRKSSQLIQYRELILPKSSLKELACEELVNGMDDQWSNNTSYPDSVSRAHYSVNKRDVEKQVQDHQLHHLQGDTYFTGLSKKEIERRRKIGAANKGQVPWTKGKKWSEEHKKLISQRTTEALRDPKVRKKMGHHQQHRQASKDKISAALRKIWERRILSVRSRQKVIQIWSDSIAEAAKRGDYSQDKLDWDSYERIKSEMISMFLWNKERGHTIKNLKKAVAKIAAKKLQAAGRRKVQAAGTKKLNPEKIVLQKPDAQLTQVVVSARPKLKERLTKWHGRKKELETVISSRARKRGSRNLSRRQMTAERRAEVDLVGLNAPSGPGAGASLI, from the exons ATGGCCAACGCCACCGTCCACTATTCCAG GGCATATGTTCTGATGAGCTTTGAGTGTGGTGCTAGCAGTTCTTCAAGAAAAACATTATCTTGTCGCAAGTGTTGTGCATTGGTGGAGCCAACTTTATCACAGAATGAACTTCGAAAATCAAGTCAATTGATTCAATATCGGGAGCTCATATTGCCCAAGTCATCTCTGAAAGAGCTAGCTTGCGAAGAATTGGTGAATGGAATGGATGACCAATGGTCCAATAATACTTCTTACCCGGACTCAGTTTCAAGGGCACATTATTCCGTGAACAAGAGAGATGTGGAGAAGCAGGTGCAAGATCATCAACTTCACCATCTACAAGGTGACACTTACTTCACTGGTTTGTCGAAGAAGGAAATCGAGAGAAGACGGAAGATTGGCGCTGCAAACAAGGGACAGGTTCCCTGGACAAAAGGCAAGAAATGGAGTGAAG AGCACAAGAAACTCATCAGTCAAAGGACTACTGAAGCTCTAAGAGATCCCAAG GTTAGGAAGAAAATGGGTCACCATCAACAACATAG ACAAGCGAGCAAAGACAAAATAAGTGCTGCGTTAAGGAAGATCTGGGAGAGACGAATACTTTCTGTCAGATCAAGGCAGAAGGTTATACAAATATGGTCAGATAGTATAGCAGAAGCAGCAAAGAGAGGTGACTACAGCCAAGATAAGCTTGATTGGGACAGCTATGAAAGGATTAAATCCGAGATGATATCTATGTTCCTGTGGAACAAAGAGAGGGGACATACAATCAAAAATCTTAAAAAGGCAGTGGCGAAAATAGCTGCCAAGAAGCTTCAAGCAGCAGGGAGAAGAAAAGTACAGGCTGCAGGGACAAAGAAGTTGAACCCTGAGAAGATAGTGCTACAAAAACCGGATGCTCAACTGACACAAGTGGTAGTATCTGCAAGACCAAAGCTTAAGGAGAGACTAACCAAG TGGCACGGTCGAAAAAAAGAGCTTGAAACTGTGATAAGTTCACGGGCAAGGAAAAGAGGATCGCGAAATCTATCACGAAGGCAGATGACAGCAGAAAGACGTGCAGAAGTGGACTTGGTCGGGCTTAACGCTCCTTCAGGCCCGGGTGCAGGAGCATCCCTTATCTAG